One Mesorhizobium sp. J428 DNA segment encodes these proteins:
- the glsA gene encoding glutaminase A, with protein MAAKQKKPARARRVRDLQSVIDDIVAQMKVVDSFGRAASHVEGIGEFETGEFGIAVVTADGTLATGGKSDHPFPLQSISKVFAYTLALRADTETILKRVGREPSGDPFNSIVDLERHKGIPRNPYINSGALVVIDALLTRPRGHGGHKTVRAMLEDEVGEKLGRMAEIVEADGETAGFHNRAHASLAKGYKNLESKVEDVMRAYVENCAICLDCRQLALAGRYLMRDRRSGASDDEARLARRVNALMMTCGMYDGSGEFAFRAGLPAKSGVGGGILAIAPGKASIATWSPGLDDNGNSVLGMLALERLAEQMEWSVFG; from the coding sequence ATGGCAGCGAAACAGAAGAAGCCGGCACGCGCCCGTCGCGTGCGTGACCTCCAGTCCGTGATCGACGACATCGTCGCGCAGATGAAGGTGGTGGATTCCTTCGGCAGGGCCGCGAGCCATGTCGAAGGCATCGGTGAATTCGAGACCGGGGAATTCGGCATCGCCGTCGTGACCGCGGACGGCACGCTGGCCACCGGCGGGAAGTCGGATCATCCCTTCCCGCTGCAGAGCATTTCCAAGGTCTTCGCCTACACGCTCGCGCTCCGGGCCGACACCGAGACGATCCTGAAGCGGGTCGGCCGCGAGCCGTCGGGCGATCCATTCAACTCGATCGTCGACCTCGAGCGCCACAAGGGCATCCCGCGCAACCCCTACATCAATTCTGGCGCGCTGGTTGTGATCGATGCCCTCCTAACCCGGCCAAGGGGTCACGGCGGGCATAAAACCGTTCGCGCCATGCTGGAGGACGAGGTCGGCGAAAAGCTCGGGCGCATGGCCGAGATAGTCGAGGCGGATGGCGAGACGGCGGGTTTTCACAACAGGGCGCATGCCAGCCTGGCCAAGGGTTACAAGAATCTGGAGAGCAAGGTCGAGGACGTCATGCGCGCCTATGTCGAGAACTGCGCGATCTGCCTCGATTGCCGCCAGCTGGCGCTCGCCGGCCGCTATCTGATGCGCGACCGGCGGTCGGGAGCATCGGACGACGAGGCGCGGCTTGCGCGGCGCGTCAACGCGCTGATGATGACCTGTGGCATGTACGACGGCTCTGGCGAGTTCGCCTTCCGCGCCGGCCTGCCTGCCAAGAGCGGCGTCGGCGGCGGTATCCTCGCCATTGCGCCGGGCAAGGCCTCGATCGCCACCTGGTCGCCCGGGCTCGACGACAACGGCAATTCGGTACTCGGCATGCTGGCGCTGGAGCGTCTGGCCGAGCAGATGGAATGGTCGGTGTTCGGCTAG
- a CDS encoding dihydrofolate reductase family protein, whose translation MRKVIASAFVSLDGIMQAPGGPEEDPTGGFAHGGWVAGSWHDELGEVIDRVFSRPYDLLLGRKTYEIFAAHWPHIGDDDPIARQFNACRKFVATSSRVPLSWANSTALHDAAAEVRKLKETEGPDLLVQGSSVLVQTLLAHELLDEVTLLVFPLTLGSGKKFFGTGARPGALAVVNSSVTPSGVLAATYRPAGPVKTASFALETPT comes from the coding sequence ATGCGAAAGGTGATCGCGAGCGCATTCGTTTCTCTCGATGGGATCATGCAGGCGCCCGGTGGGCCGGAGGAGGATCCGACCGGAGGCTTTGCCCATGGCGGCTGGGTCGCCGGTTCCTGGCACGACGAGCTCGGAGAGGTGATCGACCGGGTCTTCTCGCGGCCGTATGATCTGCTGCTCGGACGCAAGACCTACGAAATCTTCGCAGCGCACTGGCCGCACATCGGCGACGATGATCCGATCGCGCGGCAGTTCAACGCCTGCCGCAAATTCGTGGCGACGTCGTCGCGCGTGCCGCTGTCGTGGGCCAATTCGACGGCGCTGCACGATGCGGCGGCCGAGGTGCGGAAGCTGAAGGAGACGGAAGGGCCAGACCTCCTCGTCCAGGGAAGCAGCGTGCTGGTGCAGACGCTGCTGGCGCACGAGCTTCTGGACGAAGTGACGCTGCTGGTGTTTCCCCTCACCCTTGGCAGTGGCAAGAAGTTCTTCGGCACCGGCGCACGGCCTGGAGCGCTCGCCGTCGTCAACTCCAGCGTCACACCCTCAGGCGTGCTCGCGGCAACCTATCGACCGGCCGGCCCCGTGAAGACGGCCTCCTTCGCGCTGGAGACCCCGACGTAG
- a CDS encoding MFS transporter: MTSRAAAYALLVGNFLIGMSVVAPAGMVGPLSADLGVSVTSAALLLTFGAVVLCIGSPLAAWGGAAMDRRLLLSLSLAGLALSHVASALAPSLGGLMAVRIVGMALAAVYTPQAAGAIAMIVPEKERAGAISFIFAGWSLAAAAGLPIAAWFASEHGWRGVHWGLAAIGLVAAAGVALSVPSGLRGAAMSLKSWGALFSNKLILVLLSATILSSCGQFVVFPFFGPLLGDLAGATPPQIAIAFAMFGIAGLIGNIAASRIVGTLGGVRTSLFFFAVMTIGAALWSAAVGSIEFVFAASLVWGAGFMASNSMQQARLAGAAPALAAAAIALNSSSLYIGQAIGSALGGVMFDAGLHRAMGWAATAALLLAFATVWWSGRLGRGA; encoded by the coding sequence ATGACCTCCCGTGCGGCGGCCTACGCGCTCCTCGTCGGCAATTTCCTGATCGGCATGTCCGTCGTGGCGCCGGCCGGCATGGTCGGCCCGCTGTCGGCCGACCTCGGCGTGTCTGTCACAAGTGCTGCCCTGCTTCTGACGTTCGGGGCGGTGGTGCTCTGCATCGGCTCGCCGCTCGCCGCCTGGGGCGGCGCGGCGATGGACCGACGGCTCCTGCTTTCTCTCTCGCTTGCCGGCCTGGCCCTCAGCCACGTGGCATCGGCGCTTGCGCCGAGCCTGGGCGGCCTCATGGCCGTGCGTATCGTCGGGATGGCGCTCGCAGCGGTCTACACGCCGCAGGCTGCCGGTGCGATCGCGATGATCGTGCCTGAGAAGGAGAGGGCGGGCGCGATTTCCTTCATCTTCGCGGGCTGGTCGCTCGCGGCGGCCGCCGGCCTCCCCATAGCGGCCTGGTTCGCCTCGGAACATGGCTGGCGCGGCGTGCATTGGGGGCTTGCGGCCATCGGTCTCGTGGCGGCCGCCGGCGTGGCGCTGTCGGTGCCGTCCGGACTGCGCGGCGCGGCGATGTCGCTTAAGAGCTGGGGCGCACTGTTCTCAAACAAGCTGATCCTCGTCCTTCTCTCGGCCACGATCCTTTCCTCCTGCGGCCAGTTCGTGGTTTTTCCCTTTTTCGGCCCGCTGCTCGGAGATCTCGCCGGCGCGACGCCGCCCCAGATCGCTATCGCCTTCGCGATGTTCGGCATCGCCGGCCTCATCGGCAATATCGCAGCGTCCCGGATCGTCGGTACGTTGGGCGGGGTCCGCACGTCGCTGTTCTTCTTCGCTGTGATGACGATCGGAGCCGCCTTATGGAGTGCGGCCGTGGGATCGATCGAATTCGTCTTCGCTGCTTCACTGGTCTGGGGCGCGGGCTTCATGGCCTCGAACTCGATGCAGCAGGCACGCCTTGCCGGCGCGGCGCCCGCACTTGCGGCGGCGGCGATCGCGCTCAACTCATCCTCGCTCTACATCGGCCAGGCCATTGGCTCGGCGCTCGGCGGCGTGATGTTCGACGCCGGACTCCATCGCGCCATGGGCTGGGCTGCAACCGCGGCACTGTTGCTTGCGTTCGCGACCGTCTGGTGGAGTGGACGGTTAGGCCGGGGCGCCTAG